The following are from one region of the Abiotrophia defectiva ATCC 49176 genome:
- the rhaA gene encoding L-rhamnose isomerase — translation MNELQIKQAYQVAKERYAAIGINTDNALERLQNIKISVHCWQGDDVRGFLTPDGELTGGIMSTGNYPGAAKTPDQLRQDLEKAYSLIPGRHKLNLHAIYLDTDEKVDLNQIEPKHFEKWVAWAKEQGVGLDFNPTFFSHPMMKDGLTLSHPDKEVRDYWIEHGKRSRKIAAYMGRELNQVCYNNFWVPDGYKDNPIDRLTPRKRLMESLDEIFSEQLDEACTQDTVESKLFGIGAEAYTVGSHEFYMGYGLTRDKMILLDAGHFHPTEVISNKLSSLALFGKGLMLHVSRPVRWDSDHVVIMDDELQDIAKELVRNDLLDKTVIGLDFFDATINRIAAWVIGSRNTQKALLKALLEPTADLKAMENHFDFTGRLAYTEELKDFPYADVWNYFCLQNKVPVGLDWLDDVRQYEKEVLSKRN, via the coding sequence ATGAACGAATTACAAATTAAACAAGCCTATCAAGTTGCTAAAGAACGCTATGCAGCAATCGGTATTAATACCGATAACGCCCTCGAAAGGCTTCAAAATATTAAGATTTCTGTACACTGTTGGCAAGGCGATGACGTACGAGGCTTCCTTACACCGGATGGTGAACTGACGGGGGGCATCATGTCAACGGGGAATTACCCAGGTGCTGCTAAAACACCAGATCAGCTGCGCCAAGACTTGGAAAAGGCCTATAGCTTGATTCCTGGGCGACACAAGCTAAATCTGCATGCCATTTATCTGGATACAGATGAGAAAGTGGATTTGAATCAAATTGAACCAAAGCACTTTGAAAAATGGGTAGCGTGGGCTAAGGAGCAGGGTGTGGGGCTTGATTTTAATCCTACCTTCTTCTCGCATCCTATGATGAAGGATGGGCTGACTTTGTCACACCCCGACAAAGAAGTGCGTGACTATTGGATTGAACATGGGAAGCGAAGTCGAAAGATTGCTGCATACATGGGGAGAGAATTGAATCAAGTCTGTTACAACAATTTTTGGGTGCCAGATGGATATAAGGACAATCCGATTGATCGCCTAACTCCTCGTAAACGCTTGATGGAGTCTCTTGACGAAATCTTCTCTGAACAACTGGATGAAGCTTGTACTCAAGATACGGTCGAAAGTAAGTTGTTTGGTATCGGTGCGGAAGCTTATACAGTCGGCTCCCATGAATTCTATATGGGCTATGGCCTAACGCGAGACAAAATGATTCTTCTAGACGCAGGACATTTTCATCCAACTGAAGTAATCTCAAATAAATTATCTTCACTTGCCTTGTTTGGGAAAGGTCTTATGCTACATGTATCTCGTCCAGTGCGTTGGGATTCAGATCACGTGGTGATTATGGACGACGAGTTGCAAGATATTGCTAAAGAACTAGTACGTAATGACTTGTTGGATAAGACAGTAATTGGCTTAGACTTCTTTGATGCTACAATTAATCGGATTGCTGCCTGGGTAATTGGTAGCCGTAATACTCAAAAAGCTCTCTTAAAAGCCTTGCTTGAGCCAACAGCTGACTTGAAGGCTATGGAGAATCATTTTGACTTTACCGGTCGTTTGGCTTATACGGAGGAGCTGAAAGACTTCCCTTATGCAGATGTTTGGAATTATTTCTGCTTGCAAAACAAGGTCCCAGTAGGTCTGGATTGGTTAGACGATGTCCGTCAATACGAAAAAGAAGTATTAAGTAAACGAAACTAG
- a CDS encoding ATP-binding cassette domain-containing protein: MTPILTTQSLTKNYASGPALTQVSLSLEEGDIYGLIGQNGAGKTTLLKLITRLIHPTSGTVSLFDSSSDREWSQALTRVGAVIESPAAFPNLSAYENLRYQATLLCLPQAEQVIQETLELIDLQNAGRKPFKDFSLGMKQRLAIGLAILAKPDLLILDEPVNGLDPIGISDLRALLLRLNRELGMTMIISSHILSELQQLANRFGFIKDGRLIKEISKTEFDSLSEDYIVLKTHAVEAASRLLESHFSYPFKVVAETGEIHVFAPANQLSAVNTALVQGQVALDEIYYAKQNLENYFTQLIHEEDAHHVSHS; encoded by the coding sequence ATGACCCCCATCCTGACCACCCAGTCCCTAACTAAAAACTATGCCTCTGGCCCGGCCCTGACCCAGGTCAGCCTCAGCCTAGAAGAAGGCGACATCTACGGCTTAATCGGCCAAAACGGGGCCGGTAAGACGACCCTACTCAAGCTTATCACCAGACTCATTCACCCTACTTCAGGCACCGTCTCCCTCTTCGACTCTAGCAGCGACCGGGAGTGGAGCCAGGCCCTGACTCGGGTGGGTGCCGTCATCGAGTCACCAGCCGCCTTTCCTAATCTGTCGGCCTACGAGAACTTGCGCTACCAAGCCACCCTCCTCTGCCTGCCCCAAGCCGAGCAAGTCATTCAGGAGACCCTAGAATTGATTGACCTCCAGAATGCCGGCCGCAAGCCCTTCAAGGACTTCTCTCTGGGCATGAAGCAACGCCTGGCCATCGGTCTGGCTATCTTGGCCAAGCCCGACCTGCTCATTTTGGATGAGCCGGTCAATGGCCTAGACCCCATCGGCATTAGCGACTTGCGTGCCCTCCTCCTCCGCCTCAACCGCGAGTTAGGCATGACCATGATTATTTCCAGCCACATCCTAAGCGAGCTCCAGCAACTGGCCAACCGCTTTGGCTTTATCAAAGACGGACGGCTAATTAAGGAAATCTCCAAGACCGAATTCGATAGCCTGTCCGAAGACTATATTGTCCTCAAGACCCATGCGGTGGAAGCTGCCAGCCGCCTGCTAGAAAGCCACTTCAGCTATCCCTTCAAGGTGGTGGCCGAAACGGGTGAAATCCATGTCTTTGCGCCTGCCAACCAGTTGTCGGCCGTTAATACCGCCCTGGTCCAAGGCCAAGTGGCCCTAGATGAGATTTATTATGCTAAACAGAACCTAGAAAACTACTTCACCCAATTGATTCACGAGGAGGATGCTCACCATGTTAGCCATTCTTAA
- a CDS encoding FGGY-family carbohydrate kinase gives MPLVNAKTYQANYTNEWGVYHTYRLLKNITGMWCLQEIARLTDYQFSYQEMAEQAASLHAFLQEIDLNHDRFNNPKNMIEEIQAACRESGQPIPKTVGELVMCVYSNLAHIYARELKKLEDLSGKTIDYLHVVGGGSNVSLLNQLTANLIGKEVIAGPGEATAIGNILVQMISVGEFENLSQARHWLASSSSFECYRPQI, from the coding sequence TTGCCCCTAGTAAATGCTAAGACCTATCAAGCAAACTACACCAATGAGTGGGGTGTTTATCATACCTACCGCCTTTTAAAAAATATCACAGGTATGTGGTGCTTGCAGGAGATTGCGCGTCTAACAGATTACCAATTTTCCTATCAGGAAATGGCAGAGCAAGCAGCAAGCCTACATGCCTTTTTACAAGAAATCGACCTGAACCATGATCGTTTTAACAACCCTAAAAACATGATTGAGGAGATTCAAGCCGCCTGCCGTGAAAGTGGGCAGCCTATACCGAAGACTGTGGGAGAATTAGTCATGTGTGTCTATTCTAACCTAGCTCATATTTATGCTAGGGAGTTGAAGAAATTGGAAGACTTAAGTGGCAAGACGATTGATTACCTTCATGTAGTGGGTGGAGGTTCTAACGTGAGCTTGCTCAATCAGTTAACTGCCAATCTCATTGGGAAAGAAGTCATTGCAGGGCCGGGAGAGGCTACTGCGATTGGAAATATTCTGGTACAAATGATTAGTGTTGGAGAATTTGAGAATCTCTCGCAAGCTCGTCACTGGCTAGCGTCATCTAGTAGTTTTGAATGTTACAGACCGCAAATTTAA
- a CDS encoding MarR family winged helix-turn-helix transcriptional regulator — MEGCIHDTVVFSHRLKNQAQNLAKEAGMDWLAGPQGRVVTYLFHHQERPVTMMEVAEKMKISKPVASQLFKRMEKNQLIDIKPDSRDKRRKYVTLTEQGLVKQAQVDHFLKTIHDQLLEGLSEQDLAVFHRVIRQLTQNLEHIEYKGVDHV; from the coding sequence ATGGAAGGTTGTATCCATGACACGGTGGTCTTCAGCCATCGTCTTAAAAATCAAGCCCAGAACCTAGCCAAGGAAGCCGGGATGGACTGGTTAGCTGGACCCCAAGGGCGGGTAGTGACCTATCTCTTCCACCACCAAGAGCGACCGGTTACCATGATGGAAGTAGCAGAGAAAATGAAAATCTCCAAGCCGGTGGCTAGCCAACTCTTCAAGCGTATGGAGAAGAATCAGCTGATTGACATTAAGCCTGATTCCCGCGACAAGCGGCGCAAGTATGTGACCCTGACCGAGCAAGGCCTGGTCAAGCAAGCCCAGGTCGATCATTTCTTAAAAACCATCCACGACCAATTGCTGGAAGGACTCAGTGAGCAAGATCTAGCGGTCTTCCATCGAGTAATTCGCCAATTGACACAAAATCTGGAACATATTGAATACAAAGGAGTAGACCATGTTTAA
- a CDS encoding ABC transporter ATP-binding protein: MFKLIKRLSAREWGMVGLTVAFIFLAVYLDLEVPSYMKEVATLLQTPGVGLDQLMGPGALMLGLSLASFASLVMVGFLAARLAASYTTRLRSDIYSQVLSYSDAEIKRFSIPSLLTRTTNDISQIQLLITMGLQVIVRGPIMAIWAMTKIVGKSEAWLWAVGVAILIIILMTVVLMTLAFPKQAVIQKLTDKLNAVTRESLMGIRVIRAYNAEDYQDAKFEATNNEVTRLNLFVNNLMAIFNPIMSGISSGLTLAIYWIGAYLIASANLFDKVGLFSEMIVFMSYAMQIVIGFLLMGIIFFILPRSLVAAGRINQVLELEPSIHSPDQGQSPDPSLKGQVTFQNVTFRYAQEAEPVIQDVSFQAQAGQTVAFIGSTGSGKSTLVNLIPRFYDVSEGQILVDGVNVADYDLTELRKRVGYIPQKAVLFSGDIQSNLDMGESLESPLTEAKMWQALELAQAKDFVEAKEGGLAEHVAQGGTNFSGGQRQRLAIARALARKPEILIFDDSFSALDYKTDRILREALTKETAHMTKLIVAQRISTIMEADLILVLDQGRVVGQGTHKELLKDNAVYREIAYSQLSKEELEDGQ, from the coding sequence ATGTTTAAATTAATTAAGCGACTCAGCGCCCGTGAATGGGGGATGGTGGGTCTTACCGTGGCCTTCATCTTCCTAGCCGTCTACTTGGACTTAGAAGTTCCAAGTTATATGAAGGAAGTGGCCACACTCTTACAAACACCAGGCGTGGGCCTAGATCAGTTAATGGGTCCAGGAGCCCTCATGTTGGGCCTATCCCTAGCTAGTTTCGCCAGCCTAGTCATGGTGGGCTTCCTAGCCGCCCGTCTAGCCGCTAGCTATACCACCCGTTTGCGGTCGGACATCTATAGCCAAGTCCTCAGCTATTCAGATGCTGAAATCAAGCGTTTCAGTATTCCCTCTCTCTTGACCCGGACCACTAATGACATCAGCCAGATTCAGTTGCTGATTACCATGGGCCTCCAGGTCATCGTTCGCGGTCCCATTATGGCTATTTGGGCCATGACCAAGATTGTGGGCAAGTCCGAGGCCTGGCTTTGGGCAGTGGGGGTAGCGATCTTAATCATCATTTTAATGACTGTAGTCCTCATGACCTTGGCCTTTCCTAAGCAAGCGGTCATTCAGAAATTAACTGATAAGCTCAATGCCGTTACCCGCGAGAGTCTGATGGGGATTCGGGTCATTCGGGCCTACAATGCGGAGGACTACCAAGATGCTAAGTTCGAAGCCACTAACAATGAAGTGACCCGACTCAACCTCTTCGTTAACAACCTCATGGCTATCTTCAACCCTATTATGTCGGGGATTTCCTCAGGTTTGACCCTGGCCATCTATTGGATCGGGGCCTATCTCATTGCCTCCGCTAACTTATTTGATAAAGTTGGTCTCTTCAGTGAAATGATTGTCTTCATGTCCTACGCTATGCAGATTGTCATCGGCTTCCTCTTGATGGGGATTATCTTCTTCATCCTGCCCCGTAGCTTGGTGGCAGCGGGCCGAATCAATCAAGTCCTAGAACTAGAGCCAAGCATTCATTCACCAGACCAAGGCCAGTCTCCAGACCCAAGTCTCAAGGGCCAAGTCACCTTCCAAAATGTGACCTTCCGCTATGCCCAAGAAGCCGAGCCGGTCATCCAAGACGTGTCCTTCCAGGCTCAAGCTGGTCAAACCGTGGCCTTTATCGGCTCAACCGGTTCAGGTAAATCCACCCTGGTTAACTTGATTCCACGCTTCTACGATGTGTCAGAAGGCCAGATTCTGGTCGACGGCGTCAACGTGGCCGACTACGACTTGACTGAACTGCGCAAGCGGGTAGGTTACATTCCTCAAAAGGCCGTCCTCTTCTCAGGCGACATCCAGTCCAACCTGGATATGGGGGAAAGCTTAGAAAGCCCACTGACGGAAGCCAAGATGTGGCAGGCCCTTGAATTGGCTCAAGCTAAGGACTTTGTAGAGGCCAAGGAAGGCGGCCTAGCCGAGCATGTGGCTCAGGGCGGGACCAACTTCTCGGGTGGTCAACGCCAACGTCTGGCCATTGCCCGGGCTCTGGCACGTAAGCCAGAAATCTTAATCTTTGACGATTCCTTCTCAGCCTTGGACTATAAGACCGACCGTATCTTGCGTGAGGCCTTGACCAAGGAGACGGCCCACATGACTAAGTTGATTGTGGCTCAACGGATTTCCACCATTATGGAGGCTGACTTGATTCTGGTCCTAGACCAAGGTCGAGTGGTCGGCCAGGGGACCCACAAGGAATTGCTCAAGGACAACGCAGTCTATCGCGAAATTGCTTACTCTCAATTATCCAAGGAGGAATTAGAAGATGGCCAATAA
- a CDS encoding ABC transporter ATP-binding protein — protein sequence MANKTSKPSLFKGIKPYIQGFQLPLVLALIGATIFSMITVYGPRKLEEMTNLIGQGMSGNMDLKAISAVGFLLAGLYAFGAVINYLQGFIITTMIQRLSQRLRRAIATKINRLPLAYFDSHSQGDTLSRVTNDVDTVGQSLNQSLANVISSVIMIIAVLIMMFTANVILSLVTVVSVFVGFILIMFIGMRAQAFFKAQQVNLAAVNGFVEETYSGHNVVTSYNAVPESLAQFAKLNGQLHDSIWKSQFISGIMMPLMIFIGNFAYVLVIIVGAILALQEGSGVTMGTIVAFMVYVRIFGQPISQLAQGMTSLQQAGAAMSRVSEFLNEEEMADDHQLPQALTDIKGQVTFDQVTFGYWPDQTIINDFTAQARPGKKIAIVGPTGAGKTTIVNLLMKFYEINQGTIAIDGVDLAQMKRSEVHDAFAMVLQDTWLFEGTIKENLIFNQTGISDDQVVEAAKAAGVHHYIMTLPKAYDTVLDDTVTLSVGQKQLMTIARALLKDAPLLILDEATSSVDTRTEELIQQAMDTLMEGRTSFVIAHRLSTIKNADYILVMQEGRIIEQGNHQELMAQGGFYADLYNSQFDKNSSGMDFEELLA from the coding sequence ATGGCCAATAAGACATCCAAACCATCCCTCTTTAAGGGAATCAAACCTTATATTCAAGGCTTTCAACTGCCCTTGGTCTTGGCTCTGATTGGGGCGACCATTTTCAGTATGATTACGGTCTATGGGCCACGTAAGTTGGAAGAAATGACCAACCTGATTGGCCAAGGCATGTCAGGCAATATGGACCTCAAGGCCATTTCAGCTGTGGGCTTCTTGCTAGCCGGGCTCTATGCCTTTGGGGCGGTGATTAACTACCTACAAGGCTTCATTATCACCACCATGATTCAGCGTCTGTCCCAGCGGCTGCGCCGGGCTATCGCGACTAAGATTAACCGTCTACCCTTGGCCTACTTCGATAGTCACTCCCAAGGGGATACCCTGTCACGGGTGACCAACGATGTGGATACTGTCGGCCAATCCCTTAACCAGAGTCTGGCCAATGTGATTTCTTCGGTCATCATGATTATCGCGGTTCTGATTATGATGTTCACCGCCAATGTCATCCTATCGCTAGTGACGGTGGTTTCCGTCTTCGTGGGCTTTATCCTGATTATGTTTATCGGCATGCGGGCCCAAGCCTTCTTCAAGGCCCAACAAGTCAACTTGGCGGCCGTCAATGGCTTCGTAGAGGAAACTTATTCAGGTCACAATGTGGTCACTAGCTACAATGCTGTGCCTGAGTCTCTGGCCCAGTTCGCCAAGCTCAATGGCCAACTCCATGACAGCATCTGGAAGTCTCAATTTATCTCGGGCATTATGATGCCGCTTATGATTTTCATTGGGAACTTCGCCTACGTCCTGGTTATTATCGTTGGGGCTATCTTGGCCTTGCAGGAGGGCAGTGGCGTGACCATGGGGACCATCGTGGCCTTTATGGTCTATGTGCGGATCTTCGGTCAACCCATTTCCCAACTGGCCCAAGGCATGACCTCCTTGCAACAAGCGGGGGCGGCCATGAGTCGGGTCTCCGAATTCCTTAATGAAGAAGAAATGGCGGATGACCACCAACTGCCACAGGCCTTGACCGACATTAAGGGGCAGGTCACCTTCGACCAGGTCACCTTTGGTTATTGGCCTGATCAAACCATCATTAATGACTTTACGGCCCAAGCCCGCCCTGGTAAGAAGATTGCCATTGTAGGGCCGACTGGGGCAGGTAAGACCACCATTGTTAACCTGCTTATGAAGTTCTATGAAATCAACCAGGGGACCATCGCCATTGATGGCGTGGACCTGGCCCAAATGAAACGGTCGGAAGTCCATGATGCCTTCGCCATGGTCCTACAGGACACCTGGCTCTTTGAAGGGACCATCAAGGAAAACTTGATCTTCAACCAGACTGGCATTAGTGACGACCAGGTGGTCGAGGCGGCCAAGGCGGCCGGCGTCCACCACTATATTATGACCCTGCCTAAGGCTTACGATACGGTCCTGGATGACACGGTCACCTTGTCGGTCGGGCAAAAGCAGCTCATGACCATTGCCCGCGCCTTGCTTAAGGATGCACCACTGCTGATCTTGGACGAGGCCACTTCTTCGGTGGATACCCGGACCGAAGAGCTGATTCAACAGGCCATGGATACCCTTATGGAAGGGCGGACTTCCTTCGTCATCGCCCACCGTCTGTCGACTATTAAAAATGCCGACTATATCCTGGTCATGCAGGAAGGTCGCATTATCGAACAAGGTAACCACCAGGAGCTCATGGCTCAAGGCGGCTTCTATGCTGACCTCTATAACAGCCAGTTCGATAAGAATTCTAGTGGCATGGACTTTGAAGAGCTCTTGGCTTAA